A region from the Rosa rugosa chromosome 6, drRosRugo1.1, whole genome shotgun sequence genome encodes:
- the LOC133717698 gene encoding beclin-1-like protein, producing the protein MGEKGRSFPVDPSVPRWVCQNCRHNLCIVGADSYADKFFTDFSRSGMQGSSMHGASSVLASKMDNSFVLLPKQRPPAQGVPPRPRGGAGNASQAGKAMDESFVVVYKSESSVDGGGAQSPSPDGGPNGPLQPNNSGFHSTITLLKRAFEIATTQTQVEQPLCLECMKVLSDKLDKEVEDVNRDITAYESCLKRLEGETREVLSEADFLKEKLKIEEEERKLEAAIAEMEKQNAEVNAELKELDLKSGRFKELEERYWHEFNTFQFQLISNQEERDAILAKIEVSQAHLELLKRTNVLNDAFPIWHDGEFGTINNFRLGRLPKIPVEWDEINAAWGQACLLLHTMCQYFRPKFQYRIKILPMGSYPRIMDSNNNTYELFGPVNLFWSTRYDKAMTLFLTCLKEFAEFANSKDQENNIPPEKCFKLPYKIENDKVENYSITQSFNKQENWTKALKYTLCNLKWALYWFVGNTNFQPLSALVSSHSEVPGVSSLYTRRGNDSKLEFRNSSPMT; encoded by the exons ATGGGTGAAAAGGGTCGGAGCTTTCCGGTGGATCCGAGTGTGCCCCGATGGGTCTGCCAGAATTGTCGCCACAACCTTTGCATCGTCGGCGCCGATTCCTACGCCGACAAATTCTTCACCGATTTCTCTCGTTCTG GCATGCAGGGCTCTTCGATGCATGGGGCAAGCAGTGTGTTGGCATCGAAGATGGACAATTCGTTTGTTTTGTTACCGAAGCAAAGACCTCCAGCACAGGGAGTCCCTCCTCGTCCTCGTGGTGGAGCGGGCAATGCAAGCCAGGCTGGGAAGGCGATGGATGAGTCCTTTGTGGTTGTTTATAAATCTGAGTCCTCGGTGGATGGTGGTGGGGCCCAATCGCCGTCACCAGATGGAGGTCCGAATGGTCCTTTACAACCTAACAATTCTGGGTTTCACTCGACTATAACTCTCCTGAAACGGGCATTTGAAATTGCCACCACACAAACACAA GTTGAGCAACCTTTATGCCTTGAATGCATGAAGGTATTGTCTGATAAACTTGACAAGGAGGTGGAAGATGTGAATAGAGACATTACGGCATATGAGTCATGTCTTAAACGGTTGGAGGGTGAAACAAGGGAAGTTCTTAGTGAGGCTGATTTTCTCAAGGAAAAGCTAAAG attgaggaagaagagagaaaactcGAAGCAGCAATtgcagaaatggagaaacagAATGCAGAAGTTAATGCTGAACTGAAGGAACTTGACTTAAAATCTGGGCGATTTAAGGAATTAGAGGAGCG GTACTGGCACGAGTTCAACACTTTCCAGTTTCAATTGATTTCAAATCAG GAAGAGAGAGATGCAATTTTGGCCAAGATTGAAGTTTCGCAGGCACATTTAGAGTTGTTGAAACGAACTAATGTGCTCAATGATGCCTTTCCTATCTGGCATGATGGAGAATTTGGAACCATTAACAATTTTCGGCTTGGACGACTTCCTAAAATTCCG GTCGAATGGGATGAGATAAATGCTGCCTGGGGTCAAGCCTGCCTTCTCCTCCATACGATGTGTCAATACTTCCGGCCAAAATTTCA ATATCGAATTAAAATACTTCCTATGGGTAGCTACCCTCGGATTATGGACAGCAACAACAATACTTATGAATT GTTTGGTCCAGTGAACTTGTTTTGGAGCACTCGTTATGACAAAGCAATGACACTGTTCTTGACATGCCTTAAGGAGTTTGCTGAGTTTGCAAATTCCAAGGACCAAGAAAACAACATACCACCTGAAAAATGTTTTAAATTGCCCTACAA aATTGAGAATGATAAGGTGGAAAACTATTCTATCACTCAGAGCTTCAATAAGCAGGAGAATTGGACCAAGGCACTCAAGTACACCCTCTGCAATTTGAAATGGGCTCTGTATTGGTTTGTTGGGAATACAAACTTCCAGCCTCTTTCTGCACTTGTGTCTTCACATTCTGAAGTTCCAGGTGTGAGCTCTTTGTACACAAGACGTGGTAACGACTCCAAGTTGGAGTTCCGAAACTCATCACCCATGACATAG
- the LOC133714960 gene encoding uncharacterized protein LOC133714960, with protein sequence MADTTANPTTYNLFVNLLEGKTLNLKFTTPNVSAASIKHRLYEITKIPLRHQRLLTGTRHLGDGGDSVLSCSDAPHHFPTVHLLLRLVGGKGGFGSLLRGAATKAGQKKTSNFDACRDMSGRRLRHVNAENRLQEWRALEEQRKMEKKGEQFLKSLAKKGKKGTGDAATEKYVKKYREESARCVSEVLDSVKEAMSGKRKGKAVVKNAQPKSKRMKIWMGRNDSDTEEDDSDNEMEKSTISNNGNSSDLNKEAEGSLDSVTGGKQDGETSGRGACESGSEEEKEMVVHTVQESIHTEKNGMVEPVIQDEKIAIPCSAPDAVLGVEAMLDEKMDSNGTEMGNMEELVSQPQKISKSDDGQGVESTSIVSKANGSSESSPVVQEETVANEKTEEMEKPLNFDEFSSAAEMEVLGAERLKSELQARGLKCGGTLRERAARLFMLKSTPIEKIPKKLLAKK encoded by the exons ATGGCGGACACCACCGCGAACCCAACCACATACAATCTCTTCGTAAACCTCTTGGAAggcaaaaccctaaacctaaaaTTCACGACCCCCAACGTCTCCGCCGCCTCCATCAAGCACCGCCTCTACGAAATCACCAAAATACCCCTCCGCCACCAGCGCCTCCTCACCGGGACGCGCCACCTCGGCGACGGCGGCGACTCCGTACTCTCCTGCTCCGACGCGCCGCACCACTTCCCGACGGTCCACCTGCTGCTGAGGCTCGTCGGGGGGAAGGGCGGGTTCGGGTCGCTCCTCCGTGGCGCGGCGACGAAGGCGGGGCAGAAGAAAACGAGCAACTTCGACGCGTGTCGGGATATGAGTGGGCGGAGGCTGAGGCATGTGAATGCGGAGAATAGGCTGCAGGAGTGGAGGGCGTTGGAGGAGCAGAGGAAGATGGAGAAGAAGGGGGAGCAGTTTCTGAAGAGCCTGGCGAAGAAGGGCAAGAAGGGAACGGGGGACGCCGCGACGGAGAAGTATGTGAAGAAGTATAGGGAGGAGTCGGCCAGGTGCGTTTCGGAGGTGTTGGATTCGGTGAAGGAGGCCATGAGTGGGAAGAGGAAGGGTAAGGCTGTGGTGAAGAATGCCCAGCCCAAGTCGAAAAGGATGAAAATTTG GATGGGAAGAAATGATAGTGATACAGAGGAAGATGACAGTGATAATGAGATGGAGAAATCAACCATATCAAATAATGGGAATAGCTCAGATTTGAATAAGGAAGCTGAGGGCAGTTTGGATTCAGTGACTGGTGGGAAACAAGATGGTGAGACCTCAGGTAGAGGCGCATGTGAGAGTGGCTctgaggaagagaaagagatggtTGTTCATACTGTTCAAGAATCTATTCATACTGAGAAAAATGGCATGGTTGAACCAGTGATTCAGGATGAGAAGATAGCTATACCTTGTTCAGCTCCTGATGCTGTTCTGGGAGTTGAAGCAATGCTAGATGAAAAGATGGATTCCAATGGAACTGAGATGGGAAATATGGAAGAATTAGTTAGTCAACCTCAGAAGATTTCTAAGTCAGATGATGGGCAAGGAGTTGAAAGTACATCGATTGTATCCAAAGCCAATGGTTCTTCAGAGTCCAGTCCAGTTGTTCAGGAAGAAACAGTTGCTAATGAGAAAACTGAAGAGATGGAGAAGCCGCTAAATTTTGATGAGTTCAGTTCAGCAGCAGAAATGGAG GTTCTTGGCGCGGAAAGGTTGAAATCGGAATTGCAAGCTCGTGGGTTAAAATGTGGGGGTACTTTGCGAGAGCGTGCTGCCAGGCTTTTTATGCTTAAATCTACCCCTATAGAGAAGATTCCAAAGAAGCTGCTCGCAAAGAAATGA
- the LOC133714961 gene encoding putative RING-H2 finger protein ATL21A produces MDISDILFLLLFLFPHFYALELDDCPASMCGKGKQVIRFPFGLQGYQPKNCSYPGFDLTCNTQGITVLRLPNSGEFFVRAIDYVTQEIQLYDPSSCLPKRLLTLNLSGSPFVAAFYQNYTFLSCPASFTESKFTPIGCFSNSTTSVLATPSISLANSMSEVCKIIATMPVPVSGIVESEDGFSTNFDSDLSLTWYEPGCTPCESEGGICGFESNTSQVLGCFYNSKGRSGDGFQVFRIICVSIAVPALTMAIGIACFACIKDRSGISPGRTAQRNPTAVAAEPEQQSTIVMNGLDQTTIESYQKLVLGESRRLPGPNDTTCTICLSEYLTKDTVRCIPECKHCFHAECVDEWLRLNGTCPVCRNSPSPAHVNSDGV; encoded by the exons ATGGACATCTCAGATatcctctttctccttctcttcctATTTCCTCATTTCTATGCACTAGAATTAGACGACTGTCCAGCCTCCATGTGTGGCAAAGGAAAGCAGGTGATCCGGTTCCCTTTCGGGCTACAAGGCTATCAACCCAAAAACTGTTCTTACCCAGGTTTCGACCTAACCTGCAATACACAGGGCATAACAGTCCTGAGACTTCCAAACTCGGGAGAATTTTTTGTCCGAGCAATCGATTATGTCACACAAGAGATTCAACTCTATGACCCTAGTAGTTGCCTTCCAAAAAGGCTTCTAACCCTCAACCTTTCAGGCTCTCCTTTTGTTGCTGCTTTTTATCAGAACTACACCTTCCTCAGCTGCCCTGCTTCATTCACAGAGTCAAAGTTCACCCCCATTGGTTGCTTCAGTAACTCCACAACCTCAGTCTTGGCAACCCCTTCCATCAGCCTCGCAAATTCAATGTCTGAGGTGTGCAAGATCATCGCTACAATGCCAGTTCCGGTTTCTGGGATAGTTGAGTCTGAGGATGGATTCTCAACCAACTTTGATTCAGACCTTAGTTTGACATGGTATGAGCCTGGTTGTACTCCTTGTGAAAGTGAAGGTGGCATTTGTGGCTTTGAGAGCAACACTAGCCAAGTACTTGGTTGCTTCTACAATTCTAAAG GCAGATCAGGCGACGGTTTCCAAGTTTTCAGGATTATTTGTGTCTCCATCGCGGTACCAGCGCTCACAATGGCGATTGGGATCGCTTGCTTTGCATGCATCAAGGACAGGAGTGGGATCAGTCCTGGTCGCACTGCACAGCGGAACCCCACTGCAGTTGCAGCAGAACCTGAACAACAATCCACAATAGTAATGAATGGTCTGGATCAGACCACCATTGAATCCTATCAAAAGCTAGTTCTTGGTGAAAGCCGGCGGCTTCCAGGACCCAACGACACCACTTGCACTATATGCTTATCAGAGTATCTCACCAAAGACACGGTAAGATGCATCCCAGAGTGTAAACACTGCTTCCATGCTGAATGTGTTGATGAGTGGCTGCGATTGAACGGTACATGTCCAGTTTGTCGAAACTCCCCCTCCCCAGCTCATGTCAACTCAGATGGGGTCTGA